A segment of the Gossypium hirsutum isolate 1008001.06 chromosome D10, Gossypium_hirsutum_v2.1, whole genome shotgun sequence genome:
GAACATCAGGGGATGGTAATAAAAGGTTTATAACAGAACCAAAACTGCTTCAGTGAAATGGAACAAAAAGAGTTATACACTGAAGCGGGGAAGAAGCAGACCTTGTACCAAATCAATGTCTTGTTGATAGGTGGAACACTCCCCTTTATCCACACTGAACTATTTGCATGAATTACTTTATCTAGTCCAAGGTATTCTCCCTCAAGTCCCACCTGATAATTGTGATTAACAGCATTATAACACTGAACCGAACATAACTCCTTTGCTCATTGGTTGCTATAACATTCTTATCAAAACTTGAACTCATAGGGAAGAAAATATATTTACAGATGGAACCAAATACGCAGTGTTTGGTTataaaacgaaaaaatatatagGCATTTTGGAACTACTAGAGATTGACACCGTTTCAGTACAAGGTCTTCTTAACACAGTAACATACAATTTGATCATGATGGTCTGCAGATTTTAACCTGATAGGTCCATTCTTCAGCGGAAACATCATATTTGTTATTCCATGGATCAATTAGAACCACTGAAAAGATTCCTGCCCCTTGAACATCGAACCACGGACCAAAATTCTGAAGCATATAGAAGCAGAAAACGAGTTAAAGTTGGTAAACCTCCATCCATGATACCCAAGACATCTTAATCAGATGCCTTATGATTTAGAAATGCTCCAGAAAGTTGCAGAGATTAAAGCAGAAAGAGAGTTTAGAACTGAATATTTAGAACAATGATCAAGTCATAGTTTCGATACCTGTAGACCAACCATCATGCTCATAATATCCAATGTATTGTTCCCTTCAACAAGACTAATTTTCTCATTGATTGAAAAGCTGGCATCATCATGATTACCATATCCAAAAGCTGTAAAAAATGTAGAAAGATCAAAGGAACATCATATGAAAAGACTAgtgacaatttaaaatttcagcTTCAAAGTCGGCATTGAAGACTGCGTGTAGAGATGTCGGGATTGAACATGAGAACATCAAACATGATGAATAAAAGCAGTAGACACTAGACACAGTATTTTCAACTGCTATCAGTACAATGATTACCAACAAGCTTTTTGTTGACAAAAATAAGTGCCGCATGTCCCAGACTTTCGATAAGCAGGAAGACCTCTTTCGATTGACCAGGCATGATATTTATACTGCCAATACAATGaagcattatcaaaaacaaaggTCACAGATTCTATAATCAATGAATGTACTATGTCATTATTGATTTGTGCTTATTTTCCTTTCTGCTTATTTTCTGGTTTAGAATGTAGCATTGTTATCGCATCAACCATGCTTACTCTATTGAACATTAATCTGCTACAACAACAAATAACAGTGATTTACCTTGTTGTGTACCATAGGTAATCGCTAGTGTCTTTTGTCGTATTAATCTGCTCCAACAAACGCGATTCCGTAAATGAGTTATTGCCCCAAACACCTGGTTTTTCCACATACCAGCTCCATGATGTTGCTGACAATATTAACTTATTAGCAGTTGTTGTATGAGCCAAAATTCTCTGAGACACAACCTTCAATCAAGATAAACAGTGCCAGGAACAAGGTTAACGGCATAATACCGATTGGAAACCGTAAGGAGATATGTGTTAGAATCAAACAAATAGTTATAAATAACAATTTGcaagaaaacaaaggaaaagatCATGAAATACCTTTGCAGTGTTAAAAATGACATTCTTACAGTCTGGAAGGATGCTTACGGACCAAGCCGGAAGGAAGTACAAGTTTCCATTAAATGTAACATTTGCATCAAGTTCGCTGTCATAATTTGCAAGGAATGCTGCACATTTATTGGAGGACTTATAGTAGATATGTGCCTGAAAAGTTGAAAACAAAGAAGGTATGGATATGAGCAAGTAAATGGCATGAAAACCTGAAAAAAATGTTTTGATGATGTACATGCAGAGAAGAATTTGCACCAAAAAAGCTGCTTTGGCCGAAAGATACTACGATGAGCTTATATCTTACATGTTGAAGCATGTAAAATTTTACCTCTAGATTGTGACCAAGCTGCTGGTGAGTTGGATCAGATCTGATCAAATACTCCTCACAGTGCTTTATCGCCAAGTGCAAATCGCGTAGGTGTCCCCATTTCGGCTGCCTGATAAAACCTGCATGGACATTGAAAACGGTATTGCTAATGTAGTTTGAAATGGAATAGGATTTATTTGATGATCATGGAAATGAGTGAATATGAAGAGGAAATATCAATGTTACATGAACCATATATAGAAATCTCACCATATTCATCTATTGGGGCATCATAATCATAGCTTGTTGCCACAAGAGGACCTCCGGCTGTTCGCCCGAAATTGGTTCCACCAAAATACTGCAGAGCTCAGCAAACAGAAAACATGTTCATCCTATTAACAGACCGATAGATATAACTCACGTGTTTGCCAGGTTGAAAGCagaacaagaagaaaagaacTAGATACAACTCACCATATAGTAGTTGTGAAAAGTTCCACCCATTTCGAAAAAACGTGCAACGGCAAAAGCAAGGTCCTCAACCGGTCGATGAGGAATTGGATATCCGAATGATTTAAACCTACACTATCAAGTTTTAAGATGTATCACTTTTATTCAATAATCACCATTGGTTTCAATGGCATAGCAAGGGACAGTACCATCCACTGTAGTTCTCGGTCCACATTTTTGGTTTTGATGGAGAATTCGGAGTGAACTGATCACAATAAAACCCATTGCATGTGTTTATCTGCATACAGATTCTCATTATAAAAGGTTGATGTAAATTGTCAACTTATCATACAAATGTCTCAGCATGATAAATGTTGAAATTCATCAACCACATGAAGCAGATATACACCGATAATGTACCGTGCTATACATAACCTTAACTTACGATTGGATCAGGCGCATCTTCTTGTCGACACATCACCCAAGGCACTGTTGTATTAAGACTGATAGCAGCTTCTGCAGCCCAATTGACATACAATTCTCCTGCAACCCCATATGCCCATTCAACAAGCTCATATTCATTTTCAACCTGGTACATGACTGTATGAGACATGAATTCAACTGAATGGTCCACAACCGAGTTATTCGATTATATATATTAGCAAATCACCTGAGCAAGAATGATAGGCCCTCCTTGTGATGCAAAAAGCTTCTCTTCCTTCATTAGGCCTACGATTTTGGCGAGAAAACGCAGCATTTCTTTCTGTAGTGATAACAACTATCAGGTGGAAAAGGCCTAGTATGCATCACCATTTAATTTAAGTCCCTGTAATGGTCTACATGAGACATGCACACACACAGAAGAAAAGATACCTTGAACAAATCATTCGTAGTTCGGAATTGAATCCCAGGAATGAAATGTAACCAAAGAGGGAATCCACTGCCAAGAGATAATTTAAATGATCAATCTACAGATTTGACAGACAACACCAAAATAACTAGTGAAAATGATTTTACAGACCCAAAATTCCATTCAGCACAAGCATATGGACCAATCCTCAAGTGAACCATAAGGCCAGCTTCCTGCACTGTTCTCACAAACTTCACCAGGTCAAACCTACCTTCAAAGTAGTACTGCCCAAAAAAACCAAACATTATATTTACCAACATGCTTATGGCAAGGGTAGTTTTTAGGGCATGGTTAATGGTTCAAAGGAAACTCATGTTAGAAGGCTACATTCATGACGATTTTGGACATGATACGTATGTAGAATTTGTGTTGTGTTACAAAATACGAATACAGTCTACACTGTAATACAAGAAAGGTCATCGTAGTAAAACTCTAAAGCCTAATAAACCATCTTTAAAACCTACTCCATTCACTACGAAAAAGATAAGATTCTCATAGTAGAAGTAACAACATTGAAGCTACTGCATATACCTCTCCTCTGACTGGTTCATGGTAGTTCCAGAAAACGTAAGTCTCAATCACGTCCAATCCACCTTCCTTTGATTTCCAAATAAGTTCGGGCCAAACCTGAAATCTTCAATCCATGTTATCATAACAAATAGAACAAGCATCAGCCATCAAATGCACGTATAAAATCAACCTCTGGGGTGCTTCTAGGATAATGGATTGAACCAGACTGCAATACCCTCCTCTTGCCATCAATAACCAGTGCCCTATGGTCATATGTGACTGTGGTAGACAGTGCATGATCGAAACAGTAAACCGCGAAAACCGATACGAAAACTAAAGCCAACGACAATGGTGTTTTCATATCCATGATTCAGTATTTCAGCAAAATTTTGATTAAGGAAACAAATGGGGAACTTTGCAAGACAATGgtgatgaaaaatatgggttactaaatataaacaaaatacaGAATTAAGAAGAGATGGGATCAAATGTTTGCTAGATGTGAAGTGTTTGTATTTTTTCATTTGTCTGCATAAGAAAAAACAATAGGAGAGTTCTAAACAAAGTGCTTGTAACGTACCAAACGAGACTTACAATGCTTGAAACTTTGAAGTCCAGCAATGGTGTATTTGAGGGACttgctttctattttttttatgccGCCCTGTTTGTGCGTTTTTTTGTATCACACTGTTGTCGTGCGTGTCACGAGACACAAAATCGAAATTGTTCTCTTTGAATATCATAAGTTGTCAAAGATTTTTTGTCATCTTCATATTCACCATCCTACATTCTTGGAGTGTACTTTGTAAATTCTGCTGACTAAAGACCTTGTAAGTGCTAAAGAAAACAATTTTGAATTACGTATTTATGGTAAGGTTCGAGACTCATACAATCAACGAACAGCTGAAAAAGGGTCAAAACAGGCCCGGCTTCGTGATGAGAAGGTAGGGTTCATCGGGACAACACGATGTAAACTCCAGGCAAATGCGACATCGGCCCTTGTGACGAGGAGAGCTGGCACGTTATAACATGTTCTCCTATTTGGCAGTCACGTTTTAGATATTAAAAAGGACTGTTTTTTTCAATTGGACTTTGAAGTATGATTGGAACTCTGCTTTGACGTGCCAATCAGCTAGGGTGTTTTTCTAGAGCAACAAAATGTAGTCGCATATGAGTTTTTTGTAAGATTTTTGTAATAACTATGAAGAGAATTTTGTTCTCgagttagggttttgtttttggggtttgaatttatatgtttagtacatttaggtttatttttttccattttgtaCTCTTGTTTGTTTAttcatttagtgaaaagttgaaACATCTTTTGCCCGTGATTTTTCTTCTCTTCGAAAGaatttttcatgtaaaatatttatattcgATCTTCTCTACTTTTCTATTTTATCGTTTATACGAGTTGATTAACAAATTGTGAGACACcgtttgcaaatgaaaatgatttGGAGTCAAATGTGATTGCCAAGACTTTTACTCTTGTTGGGATTTGAatgattaataaaatttcattttagaatGAAGATAAAAATATCATGAAAACTCAAGTTAAATTGTATTCTATCTTTTCTACcgtttaaaatattattcattCTATTGTTAAGTAATgatctttaatctaatatatagaaattaatttattatttttaaatagatgaaataaaatctaatcccatttttaataaaaaaaacctcCATGTTATtattacccaaaaaaaaaattcagtaaaGTCCAGAATGTTGCCACCAGTAAATACGTGTATGGCGAGAATCTGCCAATATTATGGGAGTTTCATAAAACTCAAAAATCTCCTCTTATCCATCACATTTAATTTTCTGAAAAAGACCCATAATTATGTTCATCCACAATATCAAATCAAATTCACCCACACTATTGATAATCAACCCCCAAGCCCCCACTTTGAAAAATCAAAGTCGACACCGTGTTCATTTGTCCATTTATTGTTGTACTATTATTCACACTATATTTATTCTTACCCTTTCAttgattttcatttcaatttcttcttGTTTTTGCAGATTCTTGGTTTGGGTTTTTCCTTTTTTAGCTGAAAAACCATGGATTTGAGCCATTTAAATCGTGGGCAAATCACTCGAATAGGATCTGGGTTTTGTGTGTTGCTGACACTGCATTTCACATTCCAGCTTCTAGCACAACATCTGTTTCACTGGAAAAACCCAAAGGAACAAAAAGCTATAGTGATTATTATACTTATGGCTCCTATTTATGCT
Coding sequences within it:
- the LOC107942069 gene encoding beta-galactosidase 8, with the protein product MDMKTPLSLALVFVSVFAVYCFDHALSTTVTYDHRALVIDGKRRVLQSGSIHYPRSTPEVWPELIWKSKEGGLDVIETYVFWNYHEPVRGEYYFEGRFDLVKFVRTVQEAGLMVHLRIGPYACAEWNFGGFPLWLHFIPGIQFRTTNDLFKKEMLRFLAKIVGLMKEEKLFASQGGPIILAQVENEYELVEWAYGVAGELYVNWAAEAAISLNTTVPWVMCRQEDAPDPIINTCNGFYCDQFTPNSPSKPKMWTENYSGWFKSFGYPIPHRPVEDLAFAVARFFEMGGTFHNYYMYFGGTNFGRTAGGPLVATSYDYDAPIDEYGFIRQPKWGHLRDLHLAIKHCEEYLIRSDPTHQQLGHNLEAHIYYKSSNKCAAFLANYDSELDANVTFNGNLYFLPAWSVSILPDCKNVIFNTAKVVSQRILAHTTTANKLILSATSWSWYVEKPGVWGNNSFTESRLLEQINTTKDTSDYLWYTTSINIMPGQSKEVFLLIESLGHAALIFVNKKLVAFGYGNHDDASFSINEKISLVEGNNTLDIMSMMVGLQNFGPWFDVQGAGIFSVVLIDPWNNKYDVSAEEWTYQVGLEGEYLGLDKVIHANSSVWIKGSVPPINKTLIWYKVCFFPASVYNSFCSISLKQFWFCYKPFITIP